In Mycolicibacterium gadium, the genomic window TAGCGAAGGGCGCCACGACCGGTCAGCCAACGACGCCCATGCCGGGCGAGTGGCTGATGGCGTGAGCGACCCGGGACCAAAGCATTCAGAGGGCGCGGGACGTCACTCCGGGGACGCCGCACGCCAACGTCCGCCGGGTGAGGCACCGGCGCCGCCGCGGACGCGCAGCCGTCCGCCCGACGACAGGCACACCGCGATACTGCCCCCGGTGCGTGACGCTGCGCCGCCGCAGTGGCGCGATCCCATCGACGTGGTGAAGGCCGCGCTCGACGGCACACCGGCGCCCAAGCAGCCGCCTCCGCCACCGCCGCGCCGTCCACCCGGCGGTGGGGGGCCTCCGGAGGGGCCGGGGGGTGGGCCGCCGCGTCAGCGGCCCCAGATCAACTGGAAGTGGGTCCGACGCGGAACCCTCGTCGCGGTGGTCGCGATGATCGTGTTGCCGATCATCACCTTCGCGATGGCGTACATGATCGTGGAGGTGCCCAACCCGGGCGACATCCGCACCAATCAGGTGTCGACGATCCTGGCCAGTGACGGCAGCGAGCTCGCGAAAATCGTTCCGCCGGAAGGCAACCGCGTCGACGTCAACATCGACCAGATACCGGTGCAGGTGCGCAACGCGGTGATGGCCGCCGAGGACCGCGACTTCTACTCCAACCCGGGGTTCTCGTTCACCGGGTTCATCAGGGCCATGAAGAACAACCTGTTCGGTGGCGACCTGCAGGGTGGTTCCACCATCACCCAGCAATACGTGAAGAACGCGTTGGTCGGCGACGAGCGCTCGGGTGTCGGCGGCCTGATCCGCAAGGCCAAAGAGGTGGTCATCTCGACGAAGATGGCCGGCGACTGGTCCAAAGACCAGGTGCTGCAGTCATACCTGAACATCATCTATTTCGGCCGCGGCTCGTACGGCATCGCCGCGGCGTCGAGGGCGTACTTCGACAAACCCGTCGAACAGCTCTCGGTCGCCGAGGGCGCGCTGCTGGCCGCGCTCATCCAGCAGCCGTCCGGCCTGGATCCCGCCGTCAACCCCGAGGGTGCGGTGGAGCGCTGGAACTGGGTGCTCGACGGCATGGTGACCATCGGTGCGCTGTCACCCGAAGAGCGCGCGGGGCAGGTATTCCCGGTGACCGTGCCGCCTGAGCAGGCGCGGTCGCAGAACCAGACCACGGGCCCCAACGGACTCATCGAACGGCAGGTGCAGCGCGAACTGCTCGAGCTGTTCGACATCGACGAACAGACCCTGAACACCGAGGGCCTGCAGATCACCACGACGATCAACCCGCAGGCGCAGCGGGCCGCCGAGGAAGCCGCGGCCGAATACCTCGAAGGCCAGGATCCCGACATGCGCACCGCGATCGTGTCGATCAACCCGAAGACGGGTGGGGTCGAGGCGTACTACGGCGGAACCGACGCCAACGGATTCGACTTCGCCCAGGCCGGTCTGCCGACGGGCTCGTCGTTCAAGGTGTTCGCGTTGATCGCCGCACTGCAGCAGGGCATGGGCCTCGGCACTCAGGTCGACAGTTCGCCGGTGTCGATGAACGGCATCACGATCAACAATGTCGAAGGCGGCGGTTGCGGCACCTGCAACATCGCCGAAGCCCTGAAGCGCTCACTGAACACCAGCTACTACCGGCTGATGCTCAAGTTGGAGAACGGGCCCGCCGACGTCGCGAAGGCCGCCCACGAGGCGGGCATCGCCGAGAGCTTCCCCGGCGTCGACCACACGCTGTCCGAGGACGGTCAGGGCGGACCACCCAACAACGGCATCGTGTTGGGCCAATACCAGAGCCGGGTTTTCGACATGGCGTCGGCGTACGCGACCATCGCGGCGTCCGGCGTGTACCACAAACCGCACTTCGTGCAGAAGGTCGTCAACGCCAACGGCGAAGTGCTGTTCGACGCGTCGCAGCAGGACAACCAGGGCGAGCAGCGGATCGACAAGAAGGTCGCCGAGAACGTGATCGCCGCGATGCAGCCGATCGCCGCCTACTCCAACGGCCACGCGCTGGCCGGCGGACGTCCGTCGGCCGCGAAGACGGGTACGAACCAGTTGGGGGACACCGGCGCCAACCGTGACGCGTGGATGGTCGGCTTCACGCCGTCGTTGTCGACGGCGGTCTGGGTCGGCACCACCGAAGGCACCAAACCGCTGGAGAACCAATGGGGTTCGCCGGTTTACGGTTCGGGTCTGCCGTCGGACATCTGGAAGGCGACGATGGACGGCGCGCTGGACGGAACGGACAACGAGACGTTCCCGAAGCCCGAGGAGATCGGCGGCTACGCCGGTGTGCCGCAAGCCCCGGCGCCGCCGTCGTCAACCCCGCCGCCGGACGTCCCGCCCGTGCCGCAGACCACCGTGATCCAGCCGACGATCGAGCTGGCGCCCGGGGTCACGATTCCGTGGGGCCCGCCTACGACTGTGCCCGTCGGCCCGCCTGCGCCCGGGGCGCCCGGCGTGCCCGTAGCGCCCGGTGCGCCTCCGCCGCCGCCACCCCCCGGCGTGCCGGGTGCACCGCCTCCGCCTCCGTGACCGACGTGCCAGGCCGGGACGACGGCGAGCCATCGACGGTGTCGCCGATGCCGCGTGCGCTCGACACTCGGAGTCTCGACAACCGGGACATGCCAAGCCGCACAGACACAATGGGCGCCGCCCTGTCCGGAGTGATCGGCGGCCCGGTCGGCAGGCACGCGCTCATCGGCCGTCAACGGTTCTTCACGCCGCTGCGCGCCATGCTGCTCATCGCGCTGGTGCTGCTCGCGCTCGGGTACTCGACCAAGGCGGCGTGCCTGCAGACCACCGGTACCGGCCCGCCTGACCAGCGCGTCGCCAACTGGGACAATCAGCGGGCGTACTACCAGCTCTGCTACTCCGACACCGTTCCGCTCTACACCGCCGAACTGTTGAACCTCGGCAAGTTCCCGTACAAGTCCAGCTGGACCGAAAAGGACGGCGACGGTAAGCCGAAGATCAGGTACGACGGCGACGTCGCGGTGCGGTACATGGAGTATCCGGTGTTGACCGGGCTGTACCAATACGGCTCGATGACGCTGGCGAAGTCATACACCGCGTTGGCGAAGCTCGTGTCGCTGCCGATCCTGGCCGAGGTGGTGATGTTCTTCAACATCGCGGCCTTCGGGCTGGCGCTGGCGTGGCTGGCTACGGTATGGGCGACGTCTCGACTAGCCGGCCCGCGCAGGGTGTGGGATGCGGCCCTGGTAGCGGCCTCGCCGATCGTGATCTTCCAGATCTTCACCAACTTCGACGCGCTCGCAACGGCTTTCGCAACGGGGGCGATGCTTGCGTGGGCGCGGCGAAAGCCAGTGCTGGCGGGCGTGCTGATCGGCCTGGGCGTGGCGGCGAAGCTGTATCCGCTGTTGCTGCTCGCACCGCTGCTGGTGTTGGCGGTGCGCACCGGCAAGGGACGTGAGGTCGGTAAGACGGCGCTCGCCGCCGCGGTCACCTGGGTGCTGGTGAACCTGCCGATCATGGTGCTGTTCCCGAGGGGATGGTCAGAGTTCTTCCGGCTCAACAGCCGTCGCGGTGACGACATGGATTCGATCTACAACGTGATTCGGTCGTTCACCGGCTGGGGTGGTTTCGATCCGGATCTGGGAGTGTGGGAGCCGCCGACGGTGCTGAACACCGTGTCGGCGCTGCTGTTCGTATCTTGCTGTGTCGCAATCGGTTATATTGCGTTGACGGCCAAGCAGCGGCCGCGGGTGGCGCAGATCGCGTTCCTGGTCGTCGCGGCGTTCCTGTTGACGAACAAGGTGTGGAGCCCGCAGTTCTCGCTGTGGCTGGTGCCGCTGGCGGTGCTCGCCCTGCCCCACCGGCGCATCCTGCTCGCGTGGATGACGGTAGACGCGCTGGTGTGGATTCCGCGGATGCTGTACCTCTACGGCCAGCAGAACAAGGGCCTGCCCGAGCAACCGTTCACCGTCGTGGTGGTGATCCGGGATCTCGCAGTGATCGGCTTGTGCGCGTTGGTGATTCATCAGATCTATCGACCCGACAAGGATCTGGTGCGCTTCGGCGGTGAGGTCGACGACCCGGCCGGGGGAGTCTTCGACCGCGCGCCCGACGATCCGCCTCGATGGCTGCCCGACTGGCTACGGCCGGATCGGGACAGGGTGCGGGTGAGCGCGCCGCAGCCCGATCCCGATCCTGATTCCGATCAGCTCGTGGGCAGTTCGTCGCGCTGAGTGCGCTTGTTGAGTTCGGTCTCGGGCTCTCCGCGCGTGCTCAACGTGAGTCGCCGATACGGCGGCGGATCAAATTTTTCGGCGACGCCGAGGTCGACAGCGGTCAGCGCCCCAATGCCAGCCGTCAGGTCGGCACCTGCGGCTGCGCTCCACTTCGACACGTACGGCAAGTACGAGAGCGTGTCCGCGCTCCCGGCGAGCTGGGTGTACGTCAGGTCGTTCTGCATCGGTCCGTGTTGTGGCACAGCGGGTTTGGTCCACCCGCCCTTGACTGCCTCAATGTACTTGCCTGCTCCGAGGGCTGTCGAGCGGAGCCGCGTCCACCGGTGCCTGGTCCACTGAGTTGTGGCCTCGGCGGGGCCGATGTGGGGAGGAAGGTCGACATGCTCGGGGATGTCACCCCGCACCATCCAACCCAGGTTCTCCCCGGCTGCCCGTCCCTTCGGGATCAAGCCGGTGATCGTCCCACTGTCCATGTCGAGGTTCATGCCACCCTCACCCTTGGCCAACTGGATGGTGCAAATGCGGTCACGGACGCCGAGCGCCTTGGTTGCCAAGTTGTCCGACCAGGTTTGCATGGTTGTCAGGACCGCACCGAGCAGTCCACCGGTCGACGTGATGCCGACAATCGGAGATCCGTCTCCGACCCCTGCTTGAATCGGTCGCCACACGTTGCGATGGGCAGCAGCCATACCGCCGTCGCCGGTTGCGGCGGAGCCGAGGTTGATCCCGTAGGTCGGTCGTGACGGCAACGGATGGTCGAACAGGTGGACCGGCATGTTCGAGCAGATGCCACCGTCGGACAGCCAGACCTGGCGGTATTCGGCGATCCAATTGTTCTCCCGTTGAAAGAATGTGAGCCGCCACAGCGGAACTGCCGAGATCAGCACCGGGAAGGACAAACTGATCCGCGCGCCGACGAGCACTGGTATGTCCTCTGCGCGCGGCAGTTTGAGCAGTTCCGCCGCATTGAGTTCCGTTCGCCTACTCGACTTTTCGGTAGCCACCTGGCCCAGGCGTTCGAGATGGTCGGCGACCGGTTTGGGAAACAGCTTGCGGATGTCGTCGGGCCTGAACGCCCATGTTTCGTCTGAAAAGGGAAAGGTCTCACTCGCGCTCTGCGAGAGGTTGGTGGTGAGCGTGACGAGGCCGATGCCGTGTTCTTTGAGATCGCCGTAGGTCAGCGGTGATTGACGATCGCCGCCCGCCAGTCGCTCTATCCGTTCGTGCAGCCAATCGGTGAGTCCCATCTGGTCGCCGACCGAGCGCCCGTTGACCAGGCCGTGCATGTTGGCGGCGACGGCCTGCTGCGCGTGACCGACCGCGTGGATGACGCCCTCGACCACGCGAGCGACCAGGTAGGTGACCACGCCGACGAGCACTGCGAGCACGGCGAACGCGATCGTTCCCGGTGAGCGCGCGAGCACCGCCCAGACGATCGCCGCCAGCGGCAGGCCGAAAGCAAAGAGATTGGCCACCTTGAACTTTGGAACGATTGGACTGTGCCGGAGGAGGGTTGGAAGCACGGCCTTGGCGCGTGTGAAGAGCCCTCCGTCCAGCTTTTTCTGCTGCCAGAACAGGTCGAAGTACTCGCGGGTTTCGGGTTGCGCCACGAAAAGTCGCTGCAGCAGCGTCTGGTGGGACGTCGCGTCCTCCTGCGCCAATTCCCCGGGAATCGCGTTCAGTTCGTCGAAGCCGCCGCCGCCGGTCTGGCGCCCGTACTCGGCTGCCGCAGCGGCGGCGGCGGCGATCGCTCCTGCCGACGCGCCGCCGATGTTGTGGAAGCGGTGATCGCGGGCGAGTTCGACGATGGCGGTGGGGTAGACGACACCGCTGGTGATTCCGCCCTTCAAAACGAGGTCGCAGTCGAATGGCAGACCGGTCATGGGCACATCTCCAATCAGGGTTGGCCGACGGAGAACACTGGAATTTTAAGCCTGACGCAGCCACGCTCGAAGCTATTGTCAACGGATGATGCGCCGGATCCGAGGCATCCTCGTACTGGCCTGCGTGGCCGCCGCGCTGGTCGGCTGCGGCAAGTCCGACAGCCCGGCACCCTCGCCGCCGACGGCGCAGCAGGGCGGTGGCACGACCTCCGCCGTACCGAACGACGGCACCGTGCGCTATCTCGCGTTGGGCGATTCGCTGAGCCAGGGCGTCGGCGCCCCGGATGAGCAGACGGGTGCTTTCCCAGCGCTGCTCGCCGAACGGTGGCGCGGTGAAGGCTGCCAGGTAGAACTGCAGAATGCCGGCATCAGCGGCTACACGGCCGAGCAGGTGCTGACCGACGAGGTGCCCCAGATCGACTCGTTCGCACCGACGTTGATCACCTTCCAGGCCGGTGCCAACGACATCGTCAACGGTGTGACGATCGAGGACTACCGAAAGAACGTGAAGTCGGTACTCGATGCGTCGACGGCCGGTGGTGCGCGCGTGATCGTGCTGGCGCAGAACGAATGGTTTCGGTCGCCCGAGGGGCAGACTTACGGCGATGATCTCGCGGCACAGCGTGAGGCGTTCGACAGCGTGCTGATCGAAGAGGCCAACGCGGCGGGTGCCGAATTCATCGACATGCGACC contains:
- a CDS encoding transglycosylase domain-containing protein, which translates into the protein MLPPVRDAAPPQWRDPIDVVKAALDGTPAPKQPPPPPPRRPPGGGGPPEGPGGGPPRQRPQINWKWVRRGTLVAVVAMIVLPIITFAMAYMIVEVPNPGDIRTNQVSTILASDGSELAKIVPPEGNRVDVNIDQIPVQVRNAVMAAEDRDFYSNPGFSFTGFIRAMKNNLFGGDLQGGSTITQQYVKNALVGDERSGVGGLIRKAKEVVISTKMAGDWSKDQVLQSYLNIIYFGRGSYGIAAASRAYFDKPVEQLSVAEGALLAALIQQPSGLDPAVNPEGAVERWNWVLDGMVTIGALSPEERAGQVFPVTVPPEQARSQNQTTGPNGLIERQVQRELLELFDIDEQTLNTEGLQITTTINPQAQRAAEEAAAEYLEGQDPDMRTAIVSINPKTGGVEAYYGGTDANGFDFAQAGLPTGSSFKVFALIAALQQGMGLGTQVDSSPVSMNGITINNVEGGGCGTCNIAEALKRSLNTSYYRLMLKLENGPADVAKAAHEAGIAESFPGVDHTLSEDGQGGPPNNGIVLGQYQSRVFDMASAYATIAASGVYHKPHFVQKVVNANGEVLFDASQQDNQGEQRIDKKVAENVIAAMQPIAAYSNGHALAGGRPSAAKTGTNQLGDTGANRDAWMVGFTPSLSTAVWVGTTEGTKPLENQWGSPVYGSGLPSDIWKATMDGALDGTDNETFPKPEEIGGYAGVPQAPAPPSSTPPPDVPPVPQTTVIQPTIELAPGVTIPWGPPTTVPVGPPAPGAPGVPVAPGAPPPPPPPGVPGAPPPPP
- a CDS encoding glycosyltransferase family 87 protein, producing the protein MPRALDTRSLDNRDMPSRTDTMGAALSGVIGGPVGRHALIGRQRFFTPLRAMLLIALVLLALGYSTKAACLQTTGTGPPDQRVANWDNQRAYYQLCYSDTVPLYTAELLNLGKFPYKSSWTEKDGDGKPKIRYDGDVAVRYMEYPVLTGLYQYGSMTLAKSYTALAKLVSLPILAEVVMFFNIAAFGLALAWLATVWATSRLAGPRRVWDAALVAASPIVIFQIFTNFDALATAFATGAMLAWARRKPVLAGVLIGLGVAAKLYPLLLLAPLLVLAVRTGKGREVGKTALAAAVTWVLVNLPIMVLFPRGWSEFFRLNSRRGDDMDSIYNVIRSFTGWGGFDPDLGVWEPPTVLNTVSALLFVSCCVAIGYIALTAKQRPRVAQIAFLVVAAFLLTNKVWSPQFSLWLVPLAVLALPHRRILLAWMTVDALVWIPRMLYLYGQQNKGLPEQPFTVVVVIRDLAVIGLCALVIHQIYRPDKDLVRFGGEVDDPAGGVFDRAPDDPPRWLPDWLRPDRDRVRVSAPQPDPDPDSDQLVGSSSR
- a CDS encoding patatin-like phospholipase domain-containing protein translates to MTGLPFDCDLVLKGGITSGVVYPTAIVELARDHRFHNIGGASAGAIAAAAAAAAEYGRQTGGGGFDELNAIPGELAQEDATSHQTLLQRLFVAQPETREYFDLFWQQKKLDGGLFTRAKAVLPTLLRHSPIVPKFKVANLFAFGLPLAAIVWAVLARSPGTIAFAVLAVLVGVVTYLVARVVEGVIHAVGHAQQAVAANMHGLVNGRSVGDQMGLTDWLHERIERLAGGDRQSPLTYGDLKEHGIGLVTLTTNLSQSASETFPFSDETWAFRPDDIRKLFPKPVADHLERLGQVATEKSSRRTELNAAELLKLPRAEDIPVLVGARISLSFPVLISAVPLWRLTFFQRENNWIAEYRQVWLSDGGICSNMPVHLFDHPLPSRPTYGINLGSAATGDGGMAAAHRNVWRPIQAGVGDGSPIVGITSTGGLLGAVLTTMQTWSDNLATKALGVRDRICTIQLAKGEGGMNLDMDSGTITGLIPKGRAAGENLGWMVRGDIPEHVDLPPHIGPAEATTQWTRHRWTRLRSTALGAGKYIEAVKGGWTKPAVPQHGPMQNDLTYTQLAGSADTLSYLPYVSKWSAAAGADLTAGIGALTAVDLGVAEKFDPPPYRRLTLSTRGEPETELNKRTQRDELPTS
- a CDS encoding SGNH/GDSL hydrolase family protein, with protein sequence MMRRIRGILVLACVAAALVGCGKSDSPAPSPPTAQQGGGTTSAVPNDGTVRYLALGDSLSQGVGAPDEQTGAFPALLAERWRGEGCQVELQNAGISGYTAEQVLTDEVPQIDSFAPTLITFQAGANDIVNGVTIEDYRKNVKSVLDASTAGGARVIVLAQNEWFRSPEGQTYGDDLAAQREAFDSVLIEEANAAGAEFIDMRPLYTQQADENQWVEDGIHPTQEAYEAWAGELASAVPAPCR